In Populus nigra chromosome 1, ddPopNigr1.1, whole genome shotgun sequence, one genomic interval encodes:
- the LOC133690060 gene encoding allantoate deiminase isoform X2: MSPASVRAANLIRAWMEDAGLTTWMDYMGNVHGRVEGLNASAEALLIGSHLDTVVDAGIFDGSLGIISAISALKVLKSNGTLTNLIRPVEVIAFSDEEGVRFQSTFLGSAAVAGILPVSALQISDKSGVNVQDALKENSIAITEESLFQLKYDPQSVWGYIEVHIEQGPVLEWVGFPLGVVKGIAGQTRLKVTVRGSQGHAGTVPMSLRQDPMAASAELIMLLESLCKNPKDFLSYDGHCNDSTVESLSNSLVCTVGEISTWPSASNVIPGQVTFTVDLRAMDNMGREAVLYELSNRMYEICERRSVSCIIERKHDANAVICDSELTSELKFAANAALKRITGEIQDEVPVLMSGAGHDAMAMSHLTKVGMLFVRCRGGVSHSPAEHVLDDDVWAAGLSILAFLETHM, from the exons ATGAGCCCAGCTTCTGTGAGGGCAGCGAATCTTATTCGCGCTTGGATGGAGGACGCTGGTTTGACGAC ATGGATGGATTATATGGGCAATGTACATGGTCGAGTTGAGGGATTGAATGCAAGTGCTGAGGCTCTATTGATTGGTTCTCATTTG GATACTGTCGTTGATGCTGGGATATTTGATGGGTCACTAGGTATAATCTCAGCAATATCAGCTTTAAAGGTTTTGAAAAGCAATGGAACTTTGACAAATCTTATACGGCCAGTCGAG GTCATTGCATTTAGTGATGAGGAGGGAGTGAGATTTCAATCTACTTTCCTAGGCAGTGCTGCTGTAGCCGGTATATTACCAGTTTCAGCATTGCAGATATCTGATAAGAG TGGTGTAAATGTCCAAGATGCTCTGAAGGAGAATTCCATTGCAATCACAGAAGAAAGTCTATTTCAGCTCAAGTATGATCCACAATCTGTTTGGGGTTACATTGAG GTTCACATCGAACAAGGACCGGTACTAGAATGGGTTGGTTTTCCCCTCGGTGTGGTTAAAGGCATTGCTGGGCAAACACGGCTAAAG GTCACAGTGAGAGGTTCACAAGGACATGCTGGAACAGTCCCAATGTCGTTGCGTCAGGACCCCATGGCTGCTTCTGCTGAATTAATCATGTTGTTGGAAAGTTTATGCAAAAATCCTAAGGATTTTTTATCTTATGATGGTCATTGCAATGATTCCACAGTGGAATCTCTTTCTAATTCCCTTGTCTGTACTGTTGGAGAGATATCCACCTGGCCAAGTGCAAGCAATGTCATTCCAGGCCAG GTTACCTTTACTGTGGATTTACGTGCAATGGATAACATGGGACGTGAAGCTGTTCTGTATGAACTATCTAATAGAATGTATGAAATATGTGAGAGGCGTTCTGTTTCTTGCATCATTGAACGTAAG CATGATGCAAATGCAGTGATCTGTGATTCAGAACTAACTTCAGAGCTGAAGTTTGCAGCCAATGCTGCTCTCAAGAGAATAACTGGCGAAATTCAAGATGAAGTTCCCGTGCTAATGAGTGGAGCAGGACACGACGCAATGGCTATGTCTCATCTAACAAAG GTTGGAATGCTATTTGTCCGCTGTCGTGGAGGCGTAAGCCACTCTCCTGCAGAGCATGTGCTGGATGATGATGTTTGGGCTGCTGGTTTGTCAATCTTAGCATTTCTCGAGACGCACatgtaa
- the LOC133690060 gene encoding allantoate deiminase 2 isoform X1, which produces MITPLLFLQLCVLSIVLPTTGSAFMLSGREDDLFAEILRDEAVSRLNQLGKVSDADGYLERTFMSPASVRAANLIRAWMEDAGLTTWMDYMGNVHGRVEGLNASAEALLIGSHLDTVVDAGIFDGSLGIISAISALKVLKSNGTLTNLIRPVEVIAFSDEEGVRFQSTFLGSAAVAGILPVSALQISDKSGVNVQDALKENSIAITEESLFQLKYDPQSVWGYIEVHIEQGPVLEWVGFPLGVVKGIAGQTRLKVTVRGSQGHAGTVPMSLRQDPMAASAELIMLLESLCKNPKDFLSYDGHCNDSTVESLSNSLVCTVGEISTWPSASNVIPGQVTFTVDLRAMDNMGREAVLYELSNRMYEICERRSVSCIIERKHDANAVICDSELTSELKFAANAALKRITGEIQDEVPVLMSGAGHDAMAMSHLTKVGMLFVRCRGGVSHSPAEHVLDDDVWAAGLSILAFLETHM; this is translated from the exons ATGATAACTCCCCTGCTGTTCCTGCAACTCTGTGTCTTATCAATAGTGTTACCAACAACTGGTTCTGCTTTCATGCTCTCTG GTAGAGAGGATGATTTATTCGCTGAAATCTTGAGAGATGAGGCCGTGTCAAGACTCAATCAACTTGGAAAg GTGAGTGATGCTGATGGCTATCTTGAGAGGACATTCATGAGCCCAGCTTCTGTGAGGGCAGCGAATCTTATTCGCGCTTGGATGGAGGACGCTGGTTTGACGAC ATGGATGGATTATATGGGCAATGTACATGGTCGAGTTGAGGGATTGAATGCAAGTGCTGAGGCTCTATTGATTGGTTCTCATTTG GATACTGTCGTTGATGCTGGGATATTTGATGGGTCACTAGGTATAATCTCAGCAATATCAGCTTTAAAGGTTTTGAAAAGCAATGGAACTTTGACAAATCTTATACGGCCAGTCGAG GTCATTGCATTTAGTGATGAGGAGGGAGTGAGATTTCAATCTACTTTCCTAGGCAGTGCTGCTGTAGCCGGTATATTACCAGTTTCAGCATTGCAGATATCTGATAAGAG TGGTGTAAATGTCCAAGATGCTCTGAAGGAGAATTCCATTGCAATCACAGAAGAAAGTCTATTTCAGCTCAAGTATGATCCACAATCTGTTTGGGGTTACATTGAG GTTCACATCGAACAAGGACCGGTACTAGAATGGGTTGGTTTTCCCCTCGGTGTGGTTAAAGGCATTGCTGGGCAAACACGGCTAAAG GTCACAGTGAGAGGTTCACAAGGACATGCTGGAACAGTCCCAATGTCGTTGCGTCAGGACCCCATGGCTGCTTCTGCTGAATTAATCATGTTGTTGGAAAGTTTATGCAAAAATCCTAAGGATTTTTTATCTTATGATGGTCATTGCAATGATTCCACAGTGGAATCTCTTTCTAATTCCCTTGTCTGTACTGTTGGAGAGATATCCACCTGGCCAAGTGCAAGCAATGTCATTCCAGGCCAG GTTACCTTTACTGTGGATTTACGTGCAATGGATAACATGGGACGTGAAGCTGTTCTGTATGAACTATCTAATAGAATGTATGAAATATGTGAGAGGCGTTCTGTTTCTTGCATCATTGAACGTAAG CATGATGCAAATGCAGTGATCTGTGATTCAGAACTAACTTCAGAGCTGAAGTTTGCAGCCAATGCTGCTCTCAAGAGAATAACTGGCGAAATTCAAGATGAAGTTCCCGTGCTAATGAGTGGAGCAGGACACGACGCAATGGCTATGTCTCATCTAACAAAG GTTGGAATGCTATTTGTCCGCTGTCGTGGAGGCGTAAGCCACTCTCCTGCAGAGCATGTGCTGGATGATGATGTTTGGGCTGCTGGTTTGTCAATCTTAGCATTTCTCGAGACGCACatgtaa
- the LOC133703568 gene encoding polygalacturonase QRT3-like — MEPAMQGKMFTILMGLAGLFIVHVNGETSLPLDHQKLISDGRYHDQMQKMQAFKHSLLTRRQLATPPISSSPAPAPQAMLQPTGSRPRVYQVTSYGADPTGKVDSTEALLKAIADAFNGPSEGFLMKGITNLGGAHINLQGGNYLISKPLRLPAAGAGNLMISGGTLTASDDFPTDGYLIDLSASSSSSSSYNYEYITIKDLMLDCKFRGGGISVINSLRTSIDNCYITHFNTEGISVQNGHETYIRNSFLGQHITAGGDPGERKFSGTAINLMGNDNAVTDVVIFSAAIGVMVSGQANTLSGVHCYNKATGFGGTGIYLKLPSLTQTRIVNCYLDYTGIVAEDPVQLTISSCFFLGDAFILLKSVNGLAKGINIVDNMFAGSDKGIEIVQLDQSKGPFKKIDQVVVDRNNVEGMNLKATAARGSAQGNGTSWTVDFSPVLLFPNLINHVQYSLSSSGTKFPSHALRNVSQNRVVIESDIAVAARVFVMVEQGSTS, encoded by the exons ATGGAGCCAGCAATGCAAGGAAAAATGTTCACGATTCTTATGGGGTTGGCTGGTTTGTTCATTGTTCATGTCAATGGAGAGACTTCTCTTCCGCTTGATCATCAAAAACTCATTAGTGATGGTCGTTATCATGATCAAATGCAAAAAATGCAAgctttcaagcactctttgttAACTCGTCGACAACTGGCCACTCCCCCAATCTCTTCCTCTCCAGCTCCGGCACCACAG GCTATGCTCCAGCCAACTGGGTCTCGTCCGCGTGTATACCAGGTGACATCATACGGTGCAGATCCAACAGGGAAAGTAGACAGCACGGAGGCACTCTTAAAAGCTATAGCAGATGCGTTTAATGGTCCCAGTGAAGGGTTCTTGATGAAGGGAATCACTAATCTCGGTGGCGCACACATTAATCTTCAAGGTGGAAATTACTTGATCAGCAAACCTCTGCGACTGCCGGCTGCTGGAGCTGGGAACCTTATG ATTAGCGGAGGGACATTAACAGCATCGGATGATTTCCCAACAGACGGATACCTTATTGATCTATCAGCCTCATCATCGTCTTCATCGTCCTATAACTACGAGTATATAACTATTAAAGACCTCATGCTGGACTGCAAGTTTAGGGGAGGAGGCATTTCAGTTATAAACTCACTTCGGACTAGCATAGATAATTGTTACATCACACATTTCAACACTGAAGGAATTTCAGTCCAAAATGGCCACGAGACCTACATCCGCAACTCCTTCCTTGGACAGCATATTACTGCAGGTGGCGATCCGGGCGAAAGGAAATTTTCAGGCACTGCAATTAACCTAATGGGAAACGATAATGCTGTTACAGATGTGGTTATATTTTCAGCTGCTATAGGAGTAATGGTTTCCGGTCAGGCTAACACACTTTCTGGTGTACATTGTTATAATAAGGCAACAGGTTTTGGTGGCACTGGAATTTATTTGAAGCTGCCAAGTCTGACACAGACCCGGATTGTGAATTGTTACTTGGATTACACTGGCATTGTTGCTGAAGACCCAGTGCAGCTTACAATCTCTAGCTGTTTTTTCCTTGGTGATGCATTCATCCTCCTCAAATCAGTTAATGGTTTGGCAAAGGGAATCAACATTGTTGATAACATGTTTGCTGGATCTGACAAGGGGATTGAGATTGTTCAGTTGGACCAATCAAAAGGCCCTTTTAAGAAGATTGATCAAGTTGTGGTGGATAGGAATAATGTAGAGGGGATGAATCTGAAGGCAACGGCTGCAAGAGGTTCTGCGCAAGGGAATGGCACTTCATGGACTGTAGACTTCAGTCCAGTTCTATTGTTTCCTAACCTTATCAATCATGTACAATACTCATTAAGTTCAAGTGGCACGAAGTTTCCCAGCCATGCTTTAAGGAATGTTTCTCAAAACCGTGTTGTGATTGAGTCCGATATCGCCGTGGCGGCAAGAGTTTTCGTCATGGTGGAGCAGGGCAGCACAAGTTGA